The Verrucomicrobiia bacterium genome segment CCGGAGCGCGCGGGCCACCTCGGGAATCCGTTCGACGCGTTTCTGGTGGCGCTGAATGCGGCCGCAATAGCCGATCACCCAGTCGTCGGACGGCCGCTCTCGTTCCAAGACGGTCCCATTGGGCGGATCCACCGGGACCGGCAGCCACGCAATCCGTTCCGCGTCCAGGTGCGGCAGGCGTTGTCTCGCGAGCTCTACTGTGGCGGCGCTGATGCACAGCATGCCGTCCACCACGGGGGCGCTTGCGGAGAGCAGGGCGTCGGAGCCCTCCCAATTCGAGTGAACCACGCCGATCCGCCGGGTGGCGCCATCGAGATCCGCGGCGGTTGGGAGTCCCCAGAGATCGTGGTACGCCCACACGGCCTGACTTGTGAGCGACCTGGGGGACGCCTGGCGCAGGCGTCGGCGGAGGATGCGGCCGTTGTGAAACCACCGGAGTCCGAGACCGCAGGCGGGGCGGCCGGAGGCTTGTGGCTCGAAGGGGCCGGATTCGAACCACAGGAGCGCCGAACTCGACAGGCCGACGGTGGCGTCGAGCCGCAGGTGGCGTCGGAGGACCGTTTGCACCCCACCCAGCGGGCGCAGGTGGGTGCAGGCGTGGACGGTGGGGATTTCAGGCATCCGTGTCGGACCCGGTCACGGGATCAGCAGGGCGTCCGTGAATTCCGCGTCCCTCAGACGTTCCACCAGCGTTCTCAGATGCTGCACGGGTTCCGGCGGGCGCCCGATGCCGGTTTCCGGGACGACGCTCCGGAACTGGTGGCCGCACAGATCGAGAAAGGCTTCGACACCGCCGTGGCAGGCCAGGCCCTTGGGCCAGAGCTCCACCCAGAGCGGCACGCCGCATTGCCAGAGGGCGGTTCCGGAGGCCACGACCTGCGATTCAAAGCCCTGCGTGTCGGAGATGACGAGGGCGACGTCGTGCGGCGGCACCCCCACAGAGGCGAGGAGACCATCGAGGGTGGATGTCTTCACGTCGTACACCGCGTGCACCCGGTCCTGACCTTCGAACCCGAGCCGTCGGTGCGCCTCGTCCTCCAGTTCGCTGTTCCCCGGATCGTCGGCGGCCGCGAGTCGTGCCGTCCCCGGGCGCGCCGCGATGGCGACCTCGCAGCAGGTGATCCCGGCTTCCAGTCCGTTCTGGCGGACGTTGCGCACCAGACGCGCGAACGTCTCCGGGTTGGGTTCCACCGCGATGATCCGCTTGCCGATGCGGCTCAGGGGCAGGACCAGGTCGCCCAGATTCGCGCCGACATTCACGATCACCGGCCGGTCGAACACCGGTTGGGTGCGGAGCCATCCCACGAGTTCCTCCAGCCGGGCGTCCTGGTAGTGGTCGGTCGTGAAGATCGTCTCGGTGATGCTGCAGGTGGTGGGACCGGTCCACACAAAGCCGTTCCGACGAAAGG includes the following:
- a CDS encoding glycosyltransferase family 4 protein; this translates as MPEIPTVHACTHLRPLGGVQTVLRRHLRLDATVGLSSSALLWFESGPFEPQASGRPACGLGLRWFHNGRILRRRLRQASPRSLTSQAVWAYHDLWGLPTAADLDGATRRIGVVHSNWEGSDALLSASAPVVDGMLCISAATVELARQRLPHLDAERIAWLPVPVDPPNGTVLERERPSDDWVIGYCGRIQRHQKRVERIPEVARALRAARVSHRWELLGSGPDRSLVEAGLAAAGAAARFHGVQTGDAYWRVLSGWDSILFTSDFEGLPIAMLEAMLCGVIPVFPDVPCGGRDYAARVDSNLVYAAAEPDAACRVLTWLRGLEPATREALRTRARDVASAHTGDAYGRTFAGFVDRLTHWPRVSRQGPAARRVHPGEWLPFALLARLDPAHPLRRGYL
- a CDS encoding FkbM family methyltransferase — encoded protein: MQGRISAWARGMRQGLGGLVSGNPGARAYARRLLAWRTRGLFQSEATFRRNGFVWTGPTTCSITETIFTTDHYQDARLEELVGWLRTQPVFDRPVIVNVGANLGDLVLPLSRIGKRIIAVEPNPETFARLVRNVRQNGLEAGITCCEVAIAARPGTARLAAADDPGNSELEDEAHRRLGFEGQDRVHAVYDVKTSTLDGLLASVGVPPHDVALVISDTQGFESQVVASGTALWQCGVPLWVELWPKGLACHGGVEAFLDLCGHQFRSVVPETGIGRPPEPVQHLRTLVERLRDAEFTDALLIP